One Pygocentrus nattereri isolate fPygNat1 chromosome 12, fPygNat1.pri, whole genome shotgun sequence DNA window includes the following coding sequences:
- the LOC108417077 gene encoding B-cell receptor CD22-like, giving the protein MHKRSSILPRCTRPRSPYYHIALLNSRQYQPLKGELHVEAPEEVTEGETADLTCKTTCSLTDPFIWYKNGRPLTTKTIKNNQLHLQKVSSEDAGSYSCAVGGSQHLRSTAHSLRVRYPPKNVSVSICASGEIVEGSSVTLTCSSDGNPPVKIYTWFKEGGTLPVGSGHSYSIISITADHTGLYYCEAQNDHGALNGTVLVTVKSQSWSAVWFAVGGGGFLLITVLICICSFHRMKKPAAGPDHSKTRQDDVLYTSVTHRTSRPAQPADSADSAAADVLYDEVTSTDQQGEPQYASVTFHHHTAAPGSTTQNVEDPSVIYSTVRKD; this is encoded by the exons ATGCACAAAAGGAGCTCTATATTACCCCGCTGTACCCGCCCTCGTTCTCCATACTATCACATCGCACTGCTCAACTCGCGCCAGTACCAACCACTGAAAGGGG AGCTCCATGTAGAAGCTCCTGAAGAAGTGACCGAGGGAGAAACAGCAGATCTGACATGTAAGACCACCTGCAGTCTGACTGACCCATTCATCTGGTACAAAAATGGACGTCCTTTAACCACAAAGACCATCAAGAACAACCAGCTCCACCTGCAGAAGGTCAGCAGTGAGGATGCAGGCAGTTATAGCTGTGCTGTAGGAGGATCTCAACACCTCCGCTCTACTGCTCACAGCCTCAGAGTCAGAT ATCCTCCAAAGAATGTCTCAGTGTCCATCTGTGCatctggtgaaatagtggagggcagttcagtgactctgacctgcagcagtgatggaaacccacctgtgaagatctacacctggtttaaagaAGGTGGAACCTTACCTGTAGGATCTGGACACAGTTAcagcatcatcagcatcactgctgaccacacTGGACTGTACTACTGTGAAGCTCAGAATGACCATGGAGCTCTGAATGGAACTGTGCTGGTCACTGTTAAGA GTCAGAGTTGGTCTGCAGTCTGGTTTGCAGTGGGAGGAGGAGGTTTTCTCCTTATTACTGTCCTAATCTGCATCTGCAG TTTTCACAGAATGAAGAAACCAGCTGCTGGACCTGATCACAGTAAAACAAGACAG GATGATGTCCTCTACACCAGCGTTACACACCGCACATCCAGACCTGCACAGCCTGCTGACTCTGCTGACTctgcagctgctgatgttctgtaTGATGAAGTGACCAGCActgaccagcagggggagccCCAATATGCCAGTGTTACATTCCACCACCACACAGCTGCCCCTGG GTCAACAACTCAGAATGTGGAAGATCCCTCAGTGATTTACAGCACAGTCAGAAAAGACTAG